A genome region from Sphingobacteriaceae bacterium GW460-11-11-14-LB5 includes the following:
- a CDS encoding lysophospholipase, translating into MKILLSAILFSFLTSGCTKQQPMPIEPVSDRTTTSPNGEDSFTYLALGDSYTIGESVKQTESFPYQLQALLKAQGSNVANPKIIAVTGWTTDELQNGIKKENLTGTYSFVTLLIGVNNQYRAYPISTYKKEFTELLQTAIAFAGGNKSKVFVVSIPDWGATPFGKNSGRSTQSIANEIDSFNAANQEIALSAGVSYTNITPASRNAATDLSLVASDGLHPSGKMYTEWATALLPKVANVLK; encoded by the coding sequence ATGAAGATTTTATTAAGCGCCATTTTATTTTCTTTCTTAACTTCGGGCTGTACAAAACAACAGCCCATGCCTATTGAACCCGTTAGCGATCGAACAACAACTTCACCAAATGGGGAAGATAGTTTTACTTATCTGGCACTTGGCGATTCTTATACCATTGGTGAATCGGTTAAACAGACAGAATCTTTCCCTTATCAGCTTCAGGCTTTATTAAAAGCTCAGGGCAGCAATGTGGCAAATCCAAAAATTATTGCCGTTACCGGCTGGACTACCGATGAACTACAGAACGGTATAAAAAAAGAGAATTTAACTGGCACCTATAGCTTTGTTACACTTTTAATTGGTGTAAACAATCAATACCGGGCTTACCCCATCAGCACTTACAAAAAGGAGTTCACAGAATTGTTACAGACCGCAATCGCTTTTGCCGGAGGCAACAAGAGTAAGGTTTTTGTAGTTTCTATTCCAGATTGGGGTGCTACACCTTTTGGCAAAAACTCCGGACGAAGTACACAAAGCATTGCTAATGAAATTGATAGCTTTAACGCCGCAAACCAGGAAATCGCGCTTTCAGCTGGCGTAAGCTACACTAACATTACACCGGCTTCCCGAAATGCAGCAACCGATCTGTCTTTAGTGGCAAGCGATGGATTGCATCCAAGTGGAAAAATGTACACAGAATGGGCAACTGCTTTATTACCAAAAGTGGCCAATGTGTTGAAATAA
- a CDS encoding lipoyl(octanoyl) transferase translates to MNETVEKAIATGLVPTTFTDWGLTDYQEAWDKQEDLLNKTVAIKTENRVNNTHKPTPNHLVFCEHPHVYTLGKSGHPENLLLDEQGLKDKQATYYKINRGGDITYHGPGQLVGYPILDLDNFFTDIHLYLRTLEEAVILTLKDYGIAAGRYPGFTGVWLDADNEKARKICAMGVRCSRWVTMHGFAFNVNVDLDYFKNIVPCGIDDKAVTSLAKELGYDLDMEEVKEKLRNHIAELFKMKLI, encoded by the coding sequence ATGAACGAGACAGTGGAAAAAGCAATTGCGACAGGTTTAGTGCCAACTACTTTTACAGATTGGGGCTTAACAGACTATCAGGAAGCCTGGGATAAACAGGAAGATTTACTCAATAAAACGGTAGCCATTAAAACAGAAAACCGTGTAAACAATACCCATAAACCTACCCCAAACCATCTGGTATTTTGCGAGCACCCACACGTGTACACTTTAGGTAAAAGCGGGCATCCCGAAAATTTATTATTAGATGAGCAGGGATTAAAAGATAAACAGGCAACTTACTACAAGATAAACCGGGGTGGTGATATTACCTATCATGGTCCGGGGCAGCTAGTGGGCTACCCTATTCTCGATCTCGATAATTTCTTTACTGATATCCATTTATATTTACGTACCCTGGAGGAAGCCGTTATCCTTACTTTGAAGGATTACGGGATAGCAGCGGGCCGTTATCCTGGTTTTACCGGTGTTTGGTTAGATGCCGATAACGAAAAGGCACGCAAAATATGCGCGATGGGCGTACGTTGCAGCCGCTGGGTTACCATGCACGGTTTCGCCTTTAATGTAAATGTAGATTTAGATTACTTTAAAAATATTGTGCCCTGCGGCATTGATGATAAAGCCGTAACTTCTTTAGCAAAAGAACTCGGTTACGATCTCGATATGGAAGAAGTAAAAGAGAAATTAAGGAATCATATTGCCGAACTCTTTAAAATGAAGCTTATTTAA
- a CDS encoding 4'-phosphopantetheinyl transferase, producing the protein MPIIYNKNIDQDAVLAIWKIEETEEELLAGLQLKQHEHDIISSLNSGKRLLHWLSTRLLLRTMLNTTEYIDCQFDEHGKPYLVNFDYHISLSHSYDYAAVMISKEHPVGVDIELIKHKIKSIKHKFLSDVELAQKQIGDNTDGLYVAWCAKEAIYKWHGKKGLEFKQHIHIKPFKLKNEGSLNALVELPTGTRELTVNYFKTKDSYMLGYVASNS; encoded by the coding sequence ATGCCAATAATTTACAATAAAAATATTGATCAGGATGCTGTTTTAGCAATTTGGAAAATTGAAGAAACGGAAGAAGAGTTGTTGGCCGGGCTGCAGCTTAAGCAGCATGAACATGATATTATTTCGTCGTTAAACAGCGGCAAGCGCCTGCTGCATTGGTTAAGCACCAGACTGCTCTTGAGAACCATGCTGAATACCACTGAGTATATCGATTGTCAGTTTGATGAACATGGCAAACCCTATCTGGTTAATTTCGACTATCATATTTCGTTAAGCCATTCTTATGATTATGCTGCTGTAATGATTAGTAAAGAACATCCTGTTGGCGTTGATATTGAACTCATTAAGCACAAAATAAAAAGCATTAAGCACAAGTTTTTAAGCGATGTAGAGCTGGCCCAAAAACAGATCGGAGATAATACGGATGGCTTATACGTAGCCTGGTGTGCCAAAGAGGCCATTTATAAGTGGCACGGAAAAAAAGGTTTGGAATTTAAACAGCATATCCATATTAAACCTTTTAAGCTAAAAAACGAAGGCTCATTAAATGCGTTGGTAGAATTGCCAACAGGTACACGAGAGCTTACCGTTAATTATTTTAAAACAAAAGACAGTTACATGTTAGGCTATGTAGCCAGCAATTCTTAA
- a CDS encoding dCTP deaminase, whose product MILSDSRILEEIEKGTIIIEPFKRECLGTNSYDVHLGKYLATYKSRVLDAKAHNEIEHFEIPKDGYILHPGTLYLGVTVEYTETHGHVPFLEGKSSTGRLGIDIHATAGKGDVGFCNTWTLEISVAQPVKIYAGMPIGQLIYFVVEGKIETMYNSKGNAKYNNKTTRPVESMMWKNKF is encoded by the coding sequence ATGATATTATCTGATAGCAGGATATTAGAAGAAATTGAGAAGGGAACAATCATCATTGAGCCTTTTAAACGCGAATGTTTAGGAACCAACTCGTATGATGTTCATTTGGGGAAATACCTGGCTACCTATAAAAGCCGCGTGCTTGATGCAAAGGCACACAACGAAATCGAACATTTCGAAATTCCTAAGGATGGATATATCCTTCATCCGGGTACGCTATACCTGGGTGTTACCGTAGAATATACCGAAACGCATGGGCATGTACCTTTTTTAGAAGGTAAAAGCAGTACCGGTCGTTTGGGTATTGATATTCATGCAACAGCAGGTAAAGGTGATGTTGGTTTTTGTAATACCTGGACATTAGAAATATCGGTAGCGCAACCGGTAAAAATTTATGCCGGAATGCCTATTGGCCAATTGATTTATTTTGTTGTTGAAGGTAAGATCGAAACGATGTACAATTCGAAAGGTAACGCTAAGTACAACAATAAAACCACCAGGCCGGTAGAAAGCATGATGTGGAAGAATAAGTTTTAA